GGATCGGCACTTCGACATTGAATCGCTGTTGCATGCCCACTACGAGAAAGTACGCAAACATGTGGTGCCGAACAAACCGCTTTCGCTCAACCGGCAACTGCTCATCGGCGCTCTTTTTTCCGGTGAATACGCGTTGGAGTCTGCCGCCCTCTTCAATCCCTCCATCGTGCCGCATCCCGACCAAAGCGCTGCCCCTGCGGGGGGACTGCGATTTATCATGAGTCTGCGCGCAACCGGAGAAGGTCATATCTCGTCCATCGAGTTCCGGGCGGGTACGCTTTCATCGGATGGGCATATCACACTCGATCCGGTTTCCCGCTATGTCACCGTTCCGGAGATCGTTCCCGACCCCCGCTATGAGAAGGAATCCTTCATTATCAAACTTCAGGAAATGGGTTTCGACGATAAATATGTCGCCGCCGTTATGGAACCCCTGGGGGAACACTTCACCCGAAGCGACTTAAAGCAGCAGGTCGGCACCGTCCGCCACGAGGCCAATCCCGCCACCCGCCACCTGCAGCGCACACTCGAGCACATCCAATGGCTGGCCGACTCCAACTATGAACTGCGGTTTTCAGATGCGATTGCAATAAGTGAACGCATTATCTTTCCCGTCTCTTCCAACGAAACCAACGGGATTGAAGACGCCCGTTTTGTCCGCTTCGTCGATGACGATGGATCGGCCATGTATTACGCCACCTACACCGCCTACAACGGCCGGGATATTCTGCCGCAGCTCATTGAGACCGAAGATTTCCTGCATTTCCGTATCCGGACGCTGAATGGCAACGCCGTACAGAACAAAGGCATGGCGTTGTTTCCGCGCCGCATCAATGGCCTCTACGCCATGCTCTCGCGGCAGGATGATGAAAACCTGTTCATCATGTTTTCCGAGAGCGCCCACCACTGGAACGATCCCCAAATCATCCTGCGACCCGCGGAAATGTGGGAGTCCGTAAAAATAGGCAACTGCGGATCGCCGATCGAAACAGAAGCCGGCTGGCTGGTCATCACCCATGGGGTCGGCCCCATGCGTAAATACTGCATTGGCGCCGTCTTGCTCGCCCTGAACGATCCCACGCAGGTCATCGGACGTCTGAAGCACCCCCTGCTTTCTCCCGAAGATAATGAACGGGAAGGCTATGTACCCAACGTGGTTTATAGCTGCGGTTCCCTGCTTCACGGGCGCGAACTTATCCTTCCGTTTGCCCTCAGCGACACCGCCTCTGTCATCGCCACCCTCCAGGTTGACGACCTCTTGGAAGCCCTGCAATCCGATGTGAGTTGATTAAGAAGCGCATAACCAGCGTGTAGAAAAGATTTCATACGATGTTGCCGCGGAGGTTTTTCGCTGAACTTCAGCATCGAACACAACATAGCAACGGAGGAATGGACATGGGCGAAAAAGGAAAGAAAGATAAAGGCCAGCGGGAAAAACAGAAGGAACCCAAGCTGAGCCTCAAGGAAAAACGGCAGGTAAAGAAAGAAAAGGCCCGGAGCAAGAACTCCAGTTCGATGTAATACCGGCCTTTGCCGGTCAACAAAGCTTAAGCCATAATGAAAAGGCAGGTTGCGGAACGACGACTTCCACTAAAGCAACGGGTGCTCAAGCGGTTCAGTCTTCGGAAGCACCGTCGCGCAGCTGAACCTCGATCTTGTAGCCCACTCTGGGCACGGTGCATATGCGTGCCCGGACGGGGCGATCTGTTTCCAGCTTTTTTCTAAGGCTGGCTACAAAATTATCGACCGTCCGCGCCGTGCCGTCGTAGTCCCAGCCCCACACCCGTTCAAGGATGGTTTCCCGGGAGAATACCTTCCCGGGCGACTCGGCGAGCAGGCACAGAATATCGAACTCTTTGGCGGAGAGGCTTGTGTTTGCACCGCACACTTCAACGGTTCT
This DNA window, taken from Pontiella desulfatans, encodes the following:
- a CDS encoding glycoside hydrolase family 130 protein, which gives rise to MNTVLNYRHEITLHPDSARVILRSFIPSNVHLIKTIIHRALALTEDDVHTQLNGIRAGFQDRHFDIESLLHAHYEKVRKHVVPNKPLSLNRQLLIGALFSGEYALESAALFNPSIVPHPDQSAAPAGGLRFIMSLRATGEGHISSIEFRAGTLSSDGHITLDPVSRYVTVPEIVPDPRYEKESFIIKLQEMGFDDKYVAAVMEPLGEHFTRSDLKQQVGTVRHEANPATRHLQRTLEHIQWLADSNYELRFSDAIAISERIIFPVSSNETNGIEDARFVRFVDDDGSAMYYATYTAYNGRDILPQLIETEDFLHFRIRTLNGNAVQNKGMALFPRRINGLYAMLSRQDDENLFIMFSESAHHWNDPQIILRPAEMWESVKIGNCGSPIETEAGWLVITHGVGPMRKYCIGAVLLALNDPTQVIGRLKHPLLSPEDNEREGYVPNVVYSCGSLLHGRELILPFALSDTASVIATLQVDDLLEALQSDVS